In Gammaproteobacteria bacterium, the genomic window ATCGGCATTGTCACGCGCCTGCAACGGACGCTCGCGCGGGTCTTGAATCGCCAAGGCCGCCGCGATGGTCAGCACTTCTTCCAGCGCGTTCTCCTTGGAAGCGGCGAGCACCATTCGCCCGAGACGCGGGTCTACCGGCAGACGGGCGAGCTGATGGCCGAGGTCGGTAAGCGCTCGTGCGGCGTCAAGGGCCTGAAGTTCCTGAAGAGTTTGATAGCCCTCGGTAATTGAACGCGGCTGGGGCGGCTCAATGAATGGGAAATCCTCCGGCTCGCCTAGCCCGAGATCCTTCATGCGCAGGATTACGGCGGCGAGGGAACTGCGTTTAATCTCGGGGTCGGTATAGGCGGAGCGGTCGCGGTAATCAGCTTCGCTGTAAAGGCGCACGCAGACGCCGGGGCCGACCCGCCCGCAGCGGCCTTTGCGCTGATCGGCGCTGGCGCGGGAAATCGGCTCGATACGCAAGCGGCTGACTTGCGAGCGTGGGCTGTAACGATTAATGCGTGCGAATCCAGTATCGATGACGGTGCGCACGCCCGGAATGGTCAGCGAGGTCTCGGCGACGTTGGTGGCGAGCACGATCTGCAGCAGTCCGCTTCGTTGAAAGACCCGCGCCTGTTCCGTCGCCGACAGCCGCGCATGAAGCGGCAAAATCAAAACCTGATCCAGGGCGCGTTTGGAGATCGCCGCCGCTGTCTCGCGGATGTCACGTTCGCCGGAGAGAAATACCAGCACGTCGCCCTTGCGCTCGACTGCGAGAATTTCCGCGACCGCATCAGCGACCAATTCCGGCAAATCAGCATCTTCTTCCTCAATCGGCGGACGGTAGCGCACTTCCACCGGATAGGTCCGGCCCTCGACCTGGATCACTGGTGCGCCGTTGAAATAGGCAGCGAAGCGTTCGGTGTCAAGGGTCGCGGAGCTGACAATCACCTTCAATTCCGGGCGACGCGGCAGCAGGCGTTTTAGATAGCCGAGCAGAAAATCAATGTTGAGAGTGCGCTCGTGAGCCTCGTCGATGATGAGTGTGTCATAACCGTGAAGACCACGGTCGGTCTGAGTCTCGGCGAGGAGGATGCCGTCGGTCATGAATTTGATATAGGCCGACGGGCTGATTTTCTCAGAAAAACGTACTTTATAGCCGACCGCCGCGCCGACCTCGCCATTCAGTTCGCGTGCGACCCGTGCCGCGACACTGGTCGCAGCGATGCGGCGTGGCTGGGTACAGCCGATCAGCCCAACCACGCCCCGCCCCAACTCCAGGCAGATCTTGGGAAGCTGGGTGGTCTTGCCGGAGCCGGTCTCGCCCGCGACGATGATCACTTGGTGGGCATTCAACGCGGCAGCGATGTCGGCGCGGCGCGCACTAACCGGCAATTCTTCGGAATAGGCAGGTTGTGGACGTTGCGCTTCTCGCGTGGCACGGCGCTCAATGGATGCCTGAATTTCGATTTCCAGGTACGCGAGGTCACTAGCGATGTCTTGGCCCTTACGTGCGGCCTGGCGCACTTGCTCCAAGCGCCGCGAAAGGCGGCGGCGGTCGGTAAGCATTCCATCCTGGAGGGAGCGAGAGAGATTTTGGATTATAGAGGGCATTAGCAGGGGTGTGATGATGAGGCTCACGCATAGTATCTGATTTATTTAGAACAATATCTTCGCTAAATTTGATGGATGTTAGGAGTTACGCAGTTGAATTTGTAACTCTATACAGGATTGAGTTTTTTTCTGTCATTCTGCGCGGAGGTCGCGTTAGCGACCGGAGTCGCAGAATCTAGAACAAACCGAGAAACAACCATGATCGACTATGAGAAACTTCAAAAATCTCTCGAACATCTGGAGCGGCAGTTTGCCAACTATCAGATGTCACAGGATCGCCCAGAACTCACGGATCTGGACCGCGAGGCTATTGCTGAATCCGTCATCCAACGTTTCAAGACTTGCTACGACACCTTGTGGAAAGACCTTAAACGCTACCTCATCGAAGAAACCGGATTGTCGGATATTCCAAATAGCCCCAAGCCCATTCTCAAGTTAGCGGGTCAAAATGATCTCTTTGCCTCCCCGGTCGAGCAGTGGTTGAAGTATGCCGACGCCCGCACCGGCACCGCGCATGATTACAGCGGAGAAAAGGCGGCGGAAGCATTGCTGATCGTCAAAGACTTTATTGATGATGCCATCGGGCTTTATCAAACAATGACGGGAACGACTTGGGAATGACGACCGCCATCGACATCACGACGGAGCAACGAAAAATACTGCTTGCGTTCCTGCGACAATTCATCCCCGGCGTTGTCGTGTGGGCCTATGGCTCGCGGGTGAAATGGACAGCACGGATTAATTCTGACCTTGATCTCGTGGTGTTCGCTACTCCTGCCCAACGTTCCTTGGTTTCTGAACTCAAAGACGCTCTGGCGGAAAGCAATCTTCCTTTCCTTGTTGACCTCCACATTTGGGACGACGTGCCCGAACGTTTTCACGAGATTATTCGCAAGGAATATGTCGTGCTTCAGGAGGTAGAGGAGAAATCAGGGGGCTGGGTTATGGCGGGTGATTTGTGGATAAAAACTACGATTGGTGAGCAAGCCACGCTTCAGCGAGGTATCGATATTACAAAGGCAGAACAGCGCGATGGTAAAGTGCCCGTTGTTTCATCTGGGGGTATATCAAGTTATCATGATACAGCAGCGGTAAATGGTCCTGGAGTTATTCTTGGAAGAAAAGGAGTTGTCGGAAGTGTTTTCTTTGTTAATGAAGACTACTGGCCACATGATACAAGCCTTTGGGTAAAGGATTTTCACAGAAATTATCCTCGTTTCGTCTATTATTTCTTCAAATCTGTTGCTCCGCAAATTGCTAAGATGGATGTTGGGTCTGCGAATCCAACACTAAATCGCAATCATGTTCATCCGCTACCGATCATTTGGCCCCCCCTCCCCACCCAAAAAGCCATCGCGCATATTCTTGGCACGCTGGATGACAAGATCGAATTAAACCGGCGCATGAATGCAACGTTGGAGGCAATGGCGCGAGCAATTTTCAAGTCGTGGTTCGTGGATTTCGATCCGGTGCGCGCCAAAATGGACGGGCGTGTGCCTTTTGGAATGGATGAGGAAACGGCGACGTTGTTTCCCGATGGTTTTCAGGATTCGGAGTTGGGGTTGATTCCGAGGGGGTGGGGGGTAAAAATGATTAGAGATATTGGGAATATTATCTGCGGAAAAACACCACCAACCAAAATTTCAAAATACTACGGAGATGATATTCAATTCATTACCATTCCTGACATGCACGGAAATATTTTTGTTATAGAGACAGCTCGAAAATTATCTTATGCTGGAGCGAATTTACAGGATAATAAAACTATCCCTCCTGAAAGCATATGTGTTAGTTGTATTGCGACACCCGGATTGGTGATAATTACCTCGGAAAATTCACAGACTAACCAACAAATAAATTCTATTGTTCCTTACGCAAAGGATGAGACGTATTTTTGGTATTGGGTCATGACCGGTCTTGGCACTGAAATTGCCGCTAATGGAAGTGGCGGGTCGGTGTTAATAAACCTTAGTAAAGGTAGATTTGAAACACTTCAAGTCATTCAACCGCCGCACTCCCTCATTTGCGCTTACCACACCGCAGTGCGCCCGTTGTTTGAAACCATCCTCGCGAACACCCACCAATCCCGCACCCTCGCCACCCTACGCGATACGTTGCTGCCGAAATTATTGAGCGGTGAATTGAGCGTGGCGGCTATGGAATCAAAAATTGATATTGCTAATTAAACCATGCCAAAACTTTACGAATACTTTGGGCTGATTGTGATGTTCTATGCCAATGAACATGAACCGGTACATGTGCATGGCAAATGCCAAGGCCGAGAATGTCGCGCTGAAATTATCATGCAAAATGGTGTTGTCGTTGAAATTCGCTACAGTCCTGTTTCTGGACGACTCCCGCTGACTCCCCACGAAATGCGTAATTTTGAAGAAATTGTCAGCGTTCGTGCGGAAGAAATTATTACAAAATGGATCGACTTTTTCGTTTTGAATAAACCTGTCAAACCGGAACATATTACTCAGAGGCTCAAATGATTCCTGCCATTATTAATATTATCAGCGCCGAACATATAAAGGACTACCGTATTCGTTTAGGTTTTGACGATAGCACGGAGCAAATCGTCGATTTTCAGCCTTTTCTATCACATGCCCGCCATCCCGATATTCGGGCTTGGCTTGATCCGGCACGGTTTATGACGTTTCGTCTCGAATATGGCGAATTAGTTTGGGGCGATTATGCGCTTTGTTTTCCAATCGCTGACTTGTATCGCAACCAAATTGAGCCACATGTTTTGCTTAAAACAGCGGCTTGAGCATGGCGAGCAACAAAAAATAAAATCCCATGCGCGACACGCTGCTGCCGAAATTATTGAGCGGGGAATTGAGCGTGGCTTCTTTTTTATCCCCAAATTACAAAGAGGACAAAGAGGATTAAAAATGTACAAAACAATTGCCTTGTTTAACCATAAGGGAGGAGTCAGCAAGACGACCACGACATTCCATCTTGGTTGGATGCTGGCGGAAAAAGGATACCGGGTCGTGATGATTGATACTGATCCACAGTGCAATCTTAGTGGTTTAGTGATTGATTACGATTCATCAAAAGAATTTGATTCTTTTTATTCAGATCATCCTAATGCCAATATAAAAACGGCGTTGGCTCCGGCATTTGAGTCTCAGCCGAAACCTATTGAAACGATTGAATGCGTTGAAGCAACAGGTAGGTCTGGACTTTTTCTTGTTCCCGGTCATGTGAATCTCAGCGAATATGAGGTCACGTTGGGAATAGCGCAAGAACTATCCGGATCCATTCAAGCATTAAAGAATTTACCTGGCGCATTTCATTTTTTTGTGCAACAAATGGCCACCGCGCAAAAAGCCGATTACGTTCTAATTGACATGAGTCCTAGCCTTGGAGCAATGAATCAAAATATTCTCATGACCAGCGATTACTTTTTAGTGCCTACAGCACCGGACTACTTCAGCGTCATGGCTATTGATTCACTTTCTAACATTTTACCAAAATGGATCGAATGGGCGAAGAAAGCAGCGAACGCTGAAGTTTTTAAGTCTGCAAATTATCCGTTTCCTGAATTTTCGCTCAAATTTCTCGGTACGGTCATTCAAAGATATCGCCCTCGACAATCAAAACCGACGGTAGGATTTCAGAAATGGATTGATCAAATAAACTCAGGAGTCGTAAGCAGATTAGCACCCGCATTAAAAAAGCATGGTGCCATATTGTCTTCAACCATTTACAAAGCAGCAAACGTAAATGAGAGCATGGGCTATTGTTTATCAGAAATTCCTGATTTTAATTCTTTAATCACAGCATCACAAAATCACCAAACACCCGTATTTGCTCTTACTGAGGATATGCTCGGTCATGTTGGGACTGTGTTAGATCAGGATATAAAAAAGCGTGATGAATTTAGAAATACATTTGATACCTTAGTTAATCGTATCATTACCCTTACAAACCATGAATAGCGCACTACAGCAGTTTCGTACTAATCTTTTGCGTGCCCGTGAATTGGGTACACTCGCGCTTGCAATGGCCAAAATTACCACGTCTGCAATCGATGTGAGTGATATGTGGCGTGCTCAAATTGTCTTAGGTGTGAGTGCTCTTGATTATTTAATTCATGAATTAACTCGAATAGGAATGATAGAGATATCGAAAGGATCCCGACTCAAGACCGATTCATTTTCAAAATTCAAGTTGCCATTGGATGCTATTGAGCATGGGTTTAATGGACAACCACATGAAATGTGGCTTGGAGAAACGGTTCGTGAGATGCACTCATCATTTAGCTTTCAACAGCCTGACAAAATTGCTGATGCTATTCGTTTAATTTCGCATGCCAAGTTATGGGATGAAGTCGGAAAAGAATTATCAATGCCTGCCAAAGAAGTAAAACTTCGCCTTGGATTGATTGTAGACCGCAGAAATAAAATTGCGCATGAATCTGATATGGATCCAACGAATCCTGGCTTTCGTTGGCCTATTAGTGAAACGATGGCAAATGATTCGCTTGATTTTATTGAACGAATCGCAGAAGCCATATGTAAGATAGTCATCTTATGCCCTTGAAGAAGCCACCCTGGGCTGGCTCTTATGATGCTCTTTTGCGAATGAATCCGCCGTGAAGGCAATGGAAGACGACAAGTTGAAAGTGATA contains:
- a CDS encoding HEPN_RiboL-PSP domain-containing protein, yielding MNSALQQFRTNLLRARELGTLALAMAKITTSAIDVSDMWRAQIVLGVSALDYLIHELTRIGMIEISKGSRLKTDSFSKFKLPLDAIEHGFNGQPHEMWLGETVREMHSSFSFQQPDKIADAIRLISHAKLWDEVGKELSMPAKEVKLRLGLIVDRRNKIAHESDMDPTNPGFRWPISETMANDSLDFIERIAEAICKIVILCP
- a CDS encoding Nucleotidyltransferase — translated: MIDYEKLQKSLEHLERQFANYQMSQDRPELTDLDREAIAESVIQRFKTCYDTLWKDLKRYLIEETGLSDIPNSPKPILKLAGQNDLFASPVEQWLKYADARTGTAHDYSGEKAAEALLIVKDFIDDAIGLYQTMTGTTWE
- a CDS encoding conserved hypothetical protein (Evidence 4 : Unknown function but conserved in other organisms), which translates into the protein MIPAIINIISAEHIKDYRIRLGFDDSTEQIVDFQPFLSHARHPDIRAWLDPARFMTFRLEYGELVWGDYALCFPIADLYRNQIEPHVLLKTAA
- a CDS encoding conserved hypothetical protein (Evidence 4 : Unknown function but conserved in other organisms) — encoded protein: MPKLYEYFGLIVMFYANEHEPVHVHGKCQGRECRAEIIMQNGVVVEIRYSPVSGRLPLTPHEMRNFEEIVSVRAEEIITKWIDFFVLNKPVKPEHITQRLK
- a CDS encoding type I restriction enzyme, S subunit: MTTAIDITTEQRKILLAFLRQFIPGVVVWAYGSRVKWTARINSDLDLVVFATPAQRSLVSELKDALAESNLPFLVDLHIWDDVPERFHEIIRKEYVVLQEVEEKSGGWVMAGDLWIKTTIGEQATLQRGIDITKAEQRDGKVPVVSSGGISSYHDTAAVNGPGVILGRKGVVGSVFFVNEDYWPHDTSLWVKDFHRNYPRFVYYFFKSVAPQIAKMDVGSANPTLNRNHVHPLPIIWPPLPTQKAIAHILGTLDDKIELNRRMNATLEAMARAIFKSWFVDFDPVRAKMDGRVPFGMDEETATLFPDGFQDSELGLIPRGWGVKMIRDIGNIICGKTPPTKISKYYGDDIQFITIPDMHGNIFVIETARKLSYAGANLQDNKTIPPESICVSCIATPGLVIITSENSQTNQQINSIVPYAKDETYFWYWVMTGLGTEIAANGSGGSVLINLSKGRFETLQVIQPPHSLICAYHTAVRPLFETILANTHQSRTLATLRDTLLPKLLSGELSVAAMESKIDIAN
- a CDS encoding chromosome partitioning protein — protein: MFCLKQRLEHGEQQKIKSHARHAAAEIIERGIERGFFFIPKLQRGQRGLKMYKTIALFNHKGGVSKTTTTFHLGWMLAEKGYRVVMIDTDPQCNLSGLVIDYDSSKEFDSFYSDHPNANIKTALAPAFESQPKPIETIECVEATGRSGLFLVPGHVNLSEYEVTLGIAQELSGSIQALKNLPGAFHFFVQQMATAQKADYVLIDMSPSLGAMNQNILMTSDYFLVPTAPDYFSVMAIDSLSNILPKWIEWAKKAANAEVFKSANYPFPEFSLKFLGTVIQRYRPRQSKPTVGFQKWIDQINSGVVSRLAPALKKHGAILSSTIYKAANVNESMGYCLSEIPDFNSLITASQNHQTPVFALTEDMLGHVGTVLDQDIKKRDEFRNTFDTLVNRIITLTNHE